From Pseudothermotoga thermarum DSM 5069, a single genomic window includes:
- a CDS encoding OadG family protein — protein MSPISYMVIGVIVVFFGFAILFVVFKIMELLAKGKPKKKIQAAQKVEEKVEEKKQQSDDEAEVVAIAAALSEVLSKPITLTSQLEGKTRIYSFEERFISWRKSGWKGVRKWRASSGW, from the coding sequence ATGTCACCAATTTCATATATGGTAATTGGTGTGATAGTTGTCTTCTTTGGTTTTGCAATTTTGTTTGTCGTGTTCAAAATCATGGAACTTTTGGCAAAAGGAAAGCCAAAGAAAAAAATCCAAGCTGCGCAAAAGGTTGAAGAAAAAGTTGAGGAAAAAAAACAACAATCTGACGATGAAGCCGAAGTGGTTGCAATAGCTGCAGCTTTGAGCGAAGTACTTTCAAAACCAATCACTTTAACTTCACAATTAGAAGGAAAGACAAGAATTTATTCATTTGAAGAAAGATTTATTAGTTGGAGAAAAAGCGGTTGGAAAGGGGTAAGAAAATGGCGCGCAAGTTCAGGGTGGTAG
- a CDS encoding acyl-CoA carboxylase subunit beta — protein sequence MEELIKKLRELEAKIEAGGGLDKIQKQHEQGKLTARERINLLVDPGSFVEIDKFVKHRGTMFGLDKEDLPADGVVTGIGKINSRPVAIFSQDFTVKGGSLGEMHAKKIMKIMDLAMELGIPLIGINDSGGARIQEGVDSLFGYGGIFYRNTLASGLIPQITLIAGPCAGGAVYSPAITDFVVMVDKTAKMFITGPEVIKAVTGEEISQEELGGAYVHNAKSGNAHFLAKDEYEAAFIIKKLLSYIPQNNLEEPEYIPGNYSYEVPETINNIVPVEPTKAYNVKDVINLIVDEGTFFEVHEHFARNIVVGFARIAGRSVGIIANQPCVLAGSLDIDSSDKAARFIRFLDCFNIPIITFVDTPGYLPGVQQEHGGIIRHGAKLLYAYSEATVPKITVILRKAYGGAYIAMGSKHLGADFVAAWPTAEIAVMGPEGAANIIFRREIESAPNPEEKRKELVAKYREAFANPYVAASRGYIDAVIEPAKTREWLIKTLDICSTKVSSLPKKKHGNIPL from the coding sequence ATGGAAGAACTGATAAAAAAGCTGAGAGAATTAGAAGCCAAAATCGAAGCTGGTGGGGGCTTGGACAAGATACAAAAACAACATGAACAAGGCAAACTAACTGCTCGAGAGAGAATCAACCTTCTTGTTGATCCTGGTTCTTTCGTTGAGATAGACAAATTTGTAAAACACCGTGGTACTATGTTTGGATTGGACAAAGAAGACCTTCCCGCCGATGGTGTTGTCACTGGAATTGGAAAAATAAATTCACGACCTGTTGCTATATTCTCACAAGATTTTACAGTCAAAGGCGGATCACTCGGTGAAATGCATGCAAAAAAGATAATGAAAATCATGGACTTAGCCATGGAACTTGGAATACCTTTGATAGGTATAAACGACTCAGGTGGAGCAAGGATTCAAGAAGGCGTTGATTCCCTGTTCGGTTACGGCGGTATTTTCTACAGAAACACTTTGGCTTCCGGTTTGATACCGCAAATAACTCTCATCGCAGGTCCTTGCGCTGGAGGAGCGGTTTATTCTCCCGCAATCACTGATTTCGTTGTCATGGTAGACAAAACTGCAAAAATGTTCATAACAGGTCCGGAGGTCATAAAGGCAGTCACAGGAGAGGAAATATCTCAAGAAGAACTTGGAGGAGCTTATGTACACAACGCAAAAAGTGGCAATGCTCATTTTTTAGCCAAGGATGAGTATGAAGCCGCCTTCATAATCAAAAAGCTTTTGTCTTACATACCTCAAAACAATTTAGAAGAACCCGAATACATTCCGGGGAATTATTCGTACGAGGTTCCAGAGACGATAAACAACATTGTCCCAGTCGAACCCACAAAGGCTTACAACGTCAAAGATGTTATAAATTTGATCGTTGACGAAGGAACCTTCTTCGAAGTTCATGAACATTTTGCAAGAAACATAGTTGTTGGATTTGCAAGGATCGCTGGAAGAAGCGTTGGTATAATTGCAAACCAACCTTGCGTTTTAGCCGGTTCGTTGGACATAGATTCTTCAGACAAAGCGGCTAGGTTCATAAGATTTCTTGACTGTTTCAACATTCCAATAATCACCTTCGTAGATACACCAGGTTATTTGCCGGGAGTACAACAAGAGCACGGTGGAATAATCAGACACGGTGCAAAACTGCTTTACGCATACAGCGAGGCAACGGTGCCTAAGATAACTGTTATACTCAGAAAAGCATACGGTGGAGCTTACATAGCGATGGGTAGCAAGCACCTCGGAGCAGATTTTGTTGCCGCGTGGCCAACAGCAGAAATAGCCGTCATGGGACCAGAAGGAGCTGCAAACATAATTTTCAGAAGAGAAATCGAATCTGCGCCAAATCCAGAAGAAAAAAGAAAAGAGCTGGTCGCAAAATATCGCGAAGCGTTTGCAAATCCATACGTTGCCGCTTCGAGAGGATACATCGATGCGGTGATTGAACCTGCAAAAACTAGAGAATGGTTGATAAAGACCTTGGACATTTGCTCGACAAAAGTTAGCTCGCTTCCAAAGAAAAAGCATGGTAACATACCGCTGTGA
- the mce gene encoding methylmalonyl-CoA epimerase produces MFTKKIDHVGIAVKDASSKLSLYRDFLGLKDIKVEELPERGIRVYMIHVGESKVELLEPMNDQSEIAKFLQNKGEGIHHIAFNVVGIDEAVELAKQFGFQPLSDSPKPGAGGTKVLFLHPKTTGGVLVELVEGHH; encoded by the coding sequence ATGTTTACAAAAAAGATTGATCACGTTGGAATAGCCGTCAAGGATGCCAGTTCAAAACTTTCGTTGTATAGAGATTTTCTTGGGTTAAAGGACATCAAGGTGGAAGAATTGCCGGAAAGAGGTATAAGGGTTTACATGATACATGTTGGTGAAAGCAAAGTAGAGCTTCTTGAACCGATGAATGATCAATCTGAAATAGCCAAATTTTTGCAGAACAAAGGCGAAGGAATTCACCACATAGCTTTCAACGTTGTTGGAATCGATGAAGCAGTTGAACTTGCAAAGCAATTTGGTTTTCAACCGCTTTCAGATTCTCCAAAGCCCGGTGCCGGTGGAACAAAAGTTTTGTTCCTTCATCCTAAAACCACCGGCGGAGTTTTGGTTGAACTTGTTGAAGGTCATCACTGA
- a CDS encoding FmdB family zinc ribbon protein: protein MPFYRYTCDSCGYQKSVFHGISEAPTVTCDSCGKTMRRTISRVGVIFKGSGFYITDSRNESKKNESKKEEAA, encoded by the coding sequence ATGCCATTCTACAGGTATACTTGTGACAGCTGTGGATATCAAAAAAGCGTTTTTCATGGCATCTCTGAGGCTCCAACTGTTACCTGCGATTCTTGCGGTAAAACTATGAGAAGGACTATTTCAAGAGTTGGCGTGATATTCAAAGGAAGCGGATTTTACATAACAGACAGCAGAAACGAGTCCAAAAAGAACGAATCAAAGAAAGAAGAGGCTGCGTAA
- a CDS encoding iron-containing alcohol dehydrogenase: protein MFSVYLPTRIIFGVGSLEKLPELVSNLGKKAMIVTGRKSTKQTGLLDRVISLLKKAEIEAVVYDKIQPNPISDHVDEAAKIARSENVDFVIGLGGGSPIDSAKAIAITAAMGGKFWDYVPVGGGKKPDKALPVVAIPTTHGTGTEADPFAVITNPETNEKVGIGYDVIFPKISIVDPEVMVTLPSDQTAYTSMDAFYHSLEAFLNIDANPYSDLLAVDSMRRIVTYLPVAYKDGKNLEARTNLAWASTEAGITETLTGVIANHAIEHGLSGFHPELAHGLGLCITGPYLLEYMFEETCERLAYLAKAVFNVDVVDTKKAAKTFIEKLYMFQDMFNLNPKLSTLGFKEEELPQIAKTSYRTMKGVVVKSPKRLSEEDLLEIIKRAF from the coding sequence ATGTTCAGCGTTTATCTTCCAACAAGGATTATCTTTGGTGTAGGTTCACTGGAAAAGCTTCCAGAACTTGTTTCAAACCTTGGAAAGAAAGCAATGATAGTCACGGGCAGAAAAAGCACAAAGCAAACAGGACTGCTTGATAGAGTGATAAGCCTTTTGAAAAAGGCAGAAATCGAGGCTGTAGTTTACGATAAAATCCAACCCAATCCCATAAGTGATCACGTGGATGAAGCAGCAAAGATAGCAAGGAGTGAAAATGTTGACTTTGTGATCGGACTGGGCGGAGGCAGCCCCATCGATTCGGCAAAAGCCATAGCCATAACCGCAGCCATGGGCGGAAAGTTTTGGGACTACGTACCAGTTGGAGGCGGAAAGAAACCCGACAAAGCCTTGCCTGTAGTTGCAATTCCAACAACACACGGTACAGGCACCGAGGCTGATCCATTTGCCGTTATAACAAACCCTGAAACGAATGAAAAAGTTGGTATAGGATATGATGTGATCTTTCCAAAAATTTCAATAGTTGATCCGGAGGTTATGGTAACTTTGCCCTCCGATCAAACTGCCTATACTTCCATGGACGCATTTTACCATTCGCTTGAAGCTTTTTTGAACATCGATGCAAATCCGTATTCTGATCTTTTGGCCGTTGATTCCATGAGAAGAATAGTCACTTATCTTCCCGTTGCTTACAAAGACGGGAAAAACCTTGAGGCTAGAACAAACCTTGCTTGGGCTAGCACGGAGGCCGGGATAACTGAAACCTTAACGGGAGTCATCGCCAACCATGCCATAGAACACGGTTTAAGCGGCTTTCACCCAGAGCTTGCGCACGGCCTTGGACTTTGCATAACTGGTCCATACCTTTTGGAATACATGTTCGAAGAAACCTGTGAAAGACTTGCTTATCTTGCAAAAGCCGTTTTCAACGTCGATGTTGTGGACACGAAAAAGGCAGCAAAAACTTTCATAGAAAAACTTTACATGTTCCAAGATATGTTCAACTTGAATCCAAAGCTCTCAACGCTTGGATTTAAGGAAGAAGAACTTCCGCAGATAGCCAAGACTTCTTACAGGACGATGAAGGGTGTTGTTGTAAAAAGTCCTAAAAGGCTTTCTGAAGAGGATTTGTTGGAAATTATCAAACGAGCTTTTTGA
- a CDS encoding SRPBCC family protein, whose amino-acid sequence MLEIPKMTFVEYFKAPLEKVWKTFVNPNGWDPWFTDGMKVELKNGGQIYFRWKRLTNGEIVEDKGITILIIDKKLWEFWWYEYEDGFRSQVKMVFQPDGENGTWLRVEDRLIIKNQDELQIAYGCAYGWGQMLLLAKIYIEKGEILL is encoded by the coding sequence TTGCTAGAAATACCCAAGATGACTTTTGTGGAATATTTCAAAGCTCCTTTGGAAAAAGTTTGGAAAACTTTTGTTAACCCAAATGGTTGGGATCCGTGGTTCACCGACGGAATGAAAGTGGAATTGAAAAACGGGGGACAGATTTACTTTAGGTGGAAGAGGTTGACCAACGGAGAAATCGTCGAAGATAAAGGTATAACAATTTTGATAATCGATAAAAAGCTTTGGGAGTTTTGGTGGTACGAATACGAAGATGGTTTTAGATCGCAGGTGAAAATGGTTTTTCAACCAGATGGCGAGAATGGGACTTGGCTAAGGGTGGAAGATAGACTTATAATCAAAAACCAAGATGAACTTCAAATCGCTTATGGATGTGCATACGGTTGGGGACAGATGTTACTCTTGGCTAAAATCTACATCGAAAAGGGTGAAATACTGCTGTAA
- the pulA gene encoding type I pullulanase, translating to MKRLLLLIVITCTVLTLFASTTLVVHYHRFDGDYEGWNLWIWPVEPIGQEGKSYQFTERDDFGVKATVVLDMDLTKVGIIVRLGEWLMKDVAKDRFIEIENGFAEVWILQGVEEIYRQRPDTSPRVFFAKLKDFDLIEAYSTHSVDTTKAEKFVVLVDDQPVPIKLVQKADPTDIHQTRYFQIKLAEPLKEEDLCRDIFLKIEGFKEARVYAVEVLDKLYYDGPLGCIYTPNYTEFYVWSPVSKSVELLLYKPDENNPYRLPNENQPEKVVSMKRIENGAWYAKVDGNLDGYFYRYRYHSYGKVREGVDPYSKAVSIAGRYSVIIDFSKTNPDGWEKDSFVKLESYVDAIIYEIHIADMTGSPTSNVVNKASYLGLTEEETRGPNGVTTGLAHLKELGVTHVHILPINDFYTGDEFNRDFEKHYNWGYDPYLYMTPEGMYSLNPADPYARIREVKQMIKVLHDNNIGVILDVVFPHTYGVGELSPLDQAVPYYYYRIDRMGQHMNESGCGNTTASERLMMRRLILDAVTWWVKEYHVDGFRFDQMGLIDRETMLLVEQKLREINPSVIIYGEPWGGLGVSPRFGKHNLMDARIAVFNDGIRDAIRGSVFDVSVKGFAMSAVGRENRIKRGVVGSINYDGKLIVDFAFSPEQTINYVECHDNHTFWDKNVLAAQLDKTRSWTEEELKNAQKLAAAIILTSQGVPFLHAGQDFCRTKNFNGNSYNAPLSLNALDYARKSQFIDVFEYHKGLIELRKTHPAFRMRTAEQIKKHLEFLEAPRKVVAFLIKDHANGDEWKDILVIYNGNVTETTFELPEGEWNVVVDGYKAGAEVLYKVQGTILLTPLSAFVMYRN from the coding sequence ATGAAAAGGCTACTTTTACTCATCGTCATAACTTGTACAGTTTTAACGCTGTTCGCCTCGACTACCTTGGTTGTTCACTACCACAGGTTTGACGGGGATTACGAAGGATGGAACCTCTGGATATGGCCAGTCGAACCAATTGGGCAAGAAGGAAAAAGCTATCAGTTCACCGAACGTGATGATTTTGGTGTCAAAGCAACGGTTGTTCTGGATATGGATTTGACAAAGGTTGGAATAATCGTTAGACTAGGAGAATGGCTCATGAAAGATGTCGCAAAAGATCGCTTTATAGAAATAGAAAACGGATTTGCAGAAGTTTGGATTTTGCAGGGGGTGGAAGAAATCTACAGGCAAAGACCGGATACTTCTCCAAGGGTATTCTTTGCAAAGCTAAAGGACTTTGACCTTATTGAAGCCTATTCAACTCACAGTGTTGACACCACAAAAGCAGAAAAATTCGTCGTTTTGGTTGACGATCAACCTGTCCCAATAAAGCTTGTTCAAAAAGCAGATCCAACAGATATCCATCAAACAAGGTATTTCCAGATAAAATTAGCTGAACCTTTGAAAGAAGAAGACCTTTGCCGCGATATCTTTTTGAAAATCGAGGGTTTCAAAGAAGCAAGAGTTTACGCTGTTGAAGTTTTGGATAAACTTTACTACGATGGTCCGCTTGGTTGCATATACACTCCAAACTACACAGAGTTCTATGTTTGGTCACCGGTCAGTAAAAGTGTGGAACTACTTTTGTACAAACCTGATGAAAACAATCCATACAGATTACCGAATGAGAACCAACCTGAAAAAGTTGTTTCAATGAAAAGAATAGAAAACGGTGCTTGGTATGCAAAAGTTGATGGAAATTTGGATGGATACTTTTACCGTTACAGATATCACAGCTATGGAAAGGTTCGCGAAGGCGTCGATCCTTACTCAAAAGCTGTTTCGATTGCTGGAAGGTACAGTGTGATAATCGATTTTTCAAAAACCAATCCAGATGGTTGGGAAAAAGACAGTTTTGTAAAACTCGAATCTTACGTTGATGCCATAATATACGAAATTCACATAGCCGATATGACTGGCTCGCCAACTAGCAATGTGGTAAACAAAGCTTCATACCTCGGTTTGACGGAAGAAGAAACTCGCGGTCCAAACGGTGTAACAACAGGACTTGCACATTTGAAGGAACTTGGTGTGACACATGTTCACATACTTCCGATAAACGATTTTTACACTGGCGATGAGTTTAACAGAGATTTCGAAAAACATTACAACTGGGGATACGATCCTTACCTTTACATGACACCTGAGGGAATGTACAGCCTTAACCCAGCTGATCCATACGCAAGGATACGTGAGGTAAAGCAAATGATAAAAGTTCTACACGATAACAACATAGGAGTTATTCTCGATGTTGTTTTCCCACACACATACGGCGTTGGGGAACTTTCACCGCTTGATCAAGCTGTGCCTTATTATTACTATCGAATAGACAGAATGGGACAGCATATGAACGAAAGTGGATGCGGGAATACGACGGCAAGCGAAAGGTTGATGATGAGAAGACTCATATTGGATGCAGTAACTTGGTGGGTCAAAGAATACCACGTGGACGGATTCAGATTTGATCAGATGGGTTTGATCGACAGGGAAACGATGCTGCTAGTTGAGCAAAAACTTAGAGAAATCAACCCAAGTGTGATAATATACGGAGAACCTTGGGGAGGTCTTGGCGTAAGTCCAAGGTTTGGAAAACACAACCTTATGGACGCTAGGATAGCTGTTTTCAACGACGGAATAAGGGATGCCATAAGAGGTTCTGTGTTCGATGTTTCCGTAAAAGGCTTTGCAATGAGTGCTGTTGGCAGAGAAAACAGAATAAAACGAGGTGTTGTTGGAAGCATAAACTACGATGGAAAGTTGATAGTAGACTTTGCGTTTAGCCCAGAACAAACTATAAACTACGTTGAATGCCACGACAATCATACTTTCTGGGACAAAAATGTTCTGGCAGCTCAACTGGACAAAACTAGAAGTTGGACTGAAGAAGAACTGAAAAACGCTCAAAAACTCGCAGCTGCCATAATTTTGACCTCTCAAGGTGTTCCTTTCTTACACGCCGGACAAGATTTCTGCAGAACTAAGAACTTCAACGGAAATTCTTACAACGCACCTTTGTCGCTGAACGCTTTGGATTACGCCAGAAAATCTCAGTTCATCGATGTCTTTGAGTACCACAAAGGGCTTATAGAACTTCGAAAAACTCACCCTGCTTTCAGAATGAGAACGGCTGAGCAGATTAAAAAACACCTAGAATTTCTTGAAGCACCAAGAAAAGTCGTTGCTTTCTTGATAAAAGACCATGCAAACGGTGATGAATGGAAGGATATTTTGGTCATCTACAACGGAAACGTCACAGAAACAACCTTTGAACTCCCCGAAGGGGAATGGAATGTAGTCGTCGACGGTTACAAAGCCGGAGCAGAAGTACTTTATAAAGTTCAAGGAACAATCTTATTGACACCTCTCAGTGCATTTGTAATGTACAGAAATTGA
- a CDS encoding Na+/H+ antiporter NhaC family protein, whose translation MEGTLWAIVPPLVAIVLCFVTKNVLLSLFVGIFTGGLLLNSFNPITAVGYSLEKIVQSIADEWSVKLLLFNLMMGAGIAFIWKLGGSKALADWARNKIKTRRAAEVWAWLLGIVVFFNDYINAAIVGNVTRDIFEEHKISKEKLAYILDSTAAPVATFFISDWIAYQLAMIQSGLEQAGISDVSPLVAFLKSIPFNFYCIFTIAFVGIIAIGRWDFGAMLKAEYRSQRFGKTSRDGASPMLNVDFELGKPKETKPMIKTFVLPILALIVVTVVGFYYTGAKVGGESLIEILGNSDAATALLWGAFAMTITGVAIALVYKLMDLAETMKTILEGFKLMLLACAILVLAWSIGAVTKDMKLADAVVSTVGEQASFAVVPAIIFLVGMFISFATGTSWGTMAILTPIAIPIAYKITGDAMLSASVMAGVVFAGAIFGDHCSPISDTTVLASIFAGSDHMDHVNTQFPYALTTAFVALVLYLVYGFFKISPFVLLPVGIVLLILIARYLHKRDLSKLKSILERA comes from the coding sequence GTGGAAGGTACTCTTTGGGCGATTGTTCCGCCTTTGGTGGCGATTGTACTGTGCTTTGTAACTAAAAACGTTTTGCTGTCGCTTTTTGTCGGTATATTCACTGGAGGACTTTTACTCAACTCTTTCAATCCAATAACCGCCGTGGGTTATTCTTTGGAAAAGATTGTCCAGTCCATCGCTGATGAATGGAGCGTAAAACTTTTGCTTTTCAACCTCATGATGGGAGCCGGAATAGCTTTCATATGGAAACTTGGTGGAAGCAAAGCTTTGGCGGATTGGGCGAGAAATAAGATAAAAACACGTCGAGCAGCAGAGGTTTGGGCTTGGTTGCTTGGAATAGTTGTTTTCTTCAACGATTACATAAACGCCGCAATCGTTGGGAATGTCACAAGAGATATATTCGAGGAACACAAGATATCCAAGGAAAAGCTTGCTTATATTTTGGATTCAACGGCAGCGCCAGTTGCAACGTTTTTCATCTCCGATTGGATAGCTTACCAGCTTGCGATGATTCAAAGTGGACTTGAACAAGCAGGTATCAGCGATGTTTCCCCGCTTGTCGCTTTTTTGAAAAGTATTCCATTCAATTTCTACTGTATCTTCACAATTGCTTTTGTAGGTATAATAGCGATCGGTCGATGGGATTTTGGAGCAATGTTGAAAGCAGAATATAGATCACAGAGGTTTGGAAAAACCTCAAGAGATGGGGCTTCACCCATGTTGAATGTGGATTTCGAGCTTGGAAAGCCTAAGGAAACAAAGCCAATGATAAAAACTTTTGTTCTTCCAATACTTGCTCTGATTGTTGTCACCGTTGTTGGTTTTTATTACACCGGTGCCAAAGTTGGAGGAGAAAGTCTTATAGAAATACTAGGGAATTCCGACGCAGCAACGGCGCTACTTTGGGGTGCCTTTGCCATGACGATAACCGGCGTGGCAATAGCTTTGGTTTACAAATTGATGGATTTGGCAGAGACAATGAAAACAATTTTAGAAGGTTTCAAGTTGATGCTTCTTGCCTGCGCGATCTTGGTGCTTGCATGGTCAATCGGGGCAGTTACAAAGGATATGAAACTTGCCGATGCGGTGGTTTCAACGGTTGGTGAGCAAGCTTCCTTTGCGGTTGTGCCAGCGATTATTTTCTTGGTTGGCATGTTTATTTCCTTTGCAACCGGAACAAGCTGGGGAACAATGGCGATATTAACGCCAATAGCAATTCCAATAGCTTACAAAATTACGGGCGATGCTATGCTTTCGGCTTCGGTTATGGCTGGTGTGGTTTTTGCCGGTGCGATTTTTGGTGATCACTGTTCCCCAATTTCTGATACAACCGTTCTTGCTTCGATTTTTGCTGGAAGCGATCACATGGACCATGTGAACACACAATTTCCGTATGCTTTGACCACGGCGTTTGTTGCATTGGTTTTATACTTGGTGTATGGATTTTTCAAAATTTCTCCGTTTGTTCTGCTTCCGGTGGGAATAGTACTGCTTATTCTCATAGCCAGATATTTGCACAAACGAGATCTGAGCAAGTTAAAAAGCATTTTGGAGCGGGCATGA
- a CDS encoding HD-GYP domain-containing protein has product MVEDLKEVVGKLKNIFPSSIYPLIVVVTNDQNRKFFLNLSVDEVVSGFDHVKEILKEHQEICQIPQNFYLDLLVKIIKHRDIQLFNHMRNVRKYSLILAQLCVEEGLLPREMLGKIGLAAFLHDIGKLLIPDAILRKSGKLTEEEFEEIKKHTTLGAEIFQDLVRSNFAGELIFTTYEVIKYHHERWDGKGYPSNMVKDQIPIAARIVAIADVFDALTCDRYYRPAYSFEKAVKIMKEDQGHFDPKIFSIFLKNIEFFK; this is encoded by the coding sequence TTGGTTGAAGACCTTAAAGAAGTTGTTGGGAAATTAAAAAATATCTTTCCTTCTTCCATTTATCCACTCATCGTTGTTGTTACAAACGATCAAAATAGAAAATTCTTTCTTAACTTAAGTGTGGATGAAGTCGTAAGCGGTTTTGATCACGTGAAAGAAATTCTCAAAGAACATCAAGAAATTTGCCAAATTCCACAGAATTTTTACTTGGATCTTTTGGTAAAGATAATCAAACACCGTGATATACAGCTTTTTAACCACATGAGAAACGTTAGAAAATATTCTCTGATCTTAGCTCAGCTGTGTGTTGAGGAAGGCTTACTACCAAGGGAAATGCTTGGAAAAATTGGTTTGGCAGCTTTTTTGCACGACATAGGCAAGCTTTTGATACCAGATGCTATTCTTCGAAAATCTGGTAAGTTAACTGAAGAAGAATTTGAAGAAATAAAAAAGCACACCACACTAGGCGCGGAAATTTTTCAAGATTTAGTTAGATCAAACTTTGCAGGAGAGTTAATTTTCACGACATATGAAGTGATCAAGTACCACCATGAAAGATGGGATGGAAAGGGTTATCCATCAAACATGGTGAAAGATCAAATACCAATAGCGGCAAGAATAGTTGCAATTGCAGATGTTTTCGATGCGTTAACTTGCGATAGATACTATCGACCAGCTTATAGCTTTGAGAAAGCCGTGAAAATAATGAAGGAAGATCAGGGACATTTCGATCCAAAGATCTTTTCAATTTTCTTGAAAAACATCGAGTTTTTCAAATAA